In Denitratisoma sp. DHT3, one DNA window encodes the following:
- a CDS encoding DUF4390 domain-containing protein yields the protein MTAFITRCSPRPPPERPERDWLATGLRICLALALCLYLALARAGSIEPMKAALLPTDEGYALSAEFAIDLGPRIEEALSHGIALYFNLELELNRPRKYWLDEHIGGHSLTYRLSYNPLMRQYRLSTGPLQQTNFPTLEQALRALGRIAALPVLEKGRLKTGETYQASLRLALDRSLLPKPFQLDALASRDWQVDAKVLHWQFQAAEAGK from the coding sequence GCGCTGCTCTCCAAGGCCGCCGCCTGAGCGCCCTGAGCGTGATTGGCTCGCGACCGGCCTGCGCATCTGCCTGGCGCTGGCGCTGTGCCTGTATCTGGCCCTGGCCAGGGCCGGCAGCATCGAGCCGATGAAGGCCGCGCTCTTGCCGACGGACGAAGGCTATGCGCTGTCGGCGGAATTCGCCATCGACCTGGGGCCGCGCATCGAGGAAGCGCTCAGCCACGGCATCGCCCTGTACTTCAACCTCGAACTGGAACTGAACCGGCCGCGCAAATACTGGCTGGACGAGCACATCGGCGGCCATTCCCTGACCTACCGGCTCTCCTACAATCCGTTGATGCGGCAGTACCGCCTGTCGACCGGCCCGCTGCAGCAGACCAACTTTCCCACCCTGGAACAGGCCCTGCGCGCGCTCGGCCGCATCGCGGCGCTGCCGGTGCTGGAAAAGGGCCGCCTCAAGACCGGGGAAACCTATCAGGCCAGCCTGCGCCTGGCGCTGGACCGCAGCCTGTTGCCCAAGCCCTTTCAACTCGACGCCCTGGCCAGCCGCGACTGGCAGGTGGATGCCAAGGTCCTGCACTGGCAGTTCCAGGCGGCGGAGGCCGGCAAATGA